In Syntrophales bacterium, a single window of DNA contains:
- a CDS encoding methyltransferase domain-containing protein produces the protein MSHGYVHGYDPLENTRLQDQASTLVHLLHSDTAYPAGSRVLEAGCGVGAQTVTLARNSPGARITSIDISEASVREAEERVTAAGLTNVAFRRADIFHLPFEAESFDHVFVCFVLEHLPGPVEALLALKRLLRAGGTITVIEGDHGSTFFHPDSEAAHRAIQCQVELQRRGGGNANVGRELFPLLREAGFGSVRVSPRMVYVDSSRPELVDGFTKKTFTAMIEGVRESALKAGLAAPADFDRGVADLYRAAASDGVFCYTFFKAFGEKT, from the coding sequence ATGAGTCACGGGTACGTGCACGGCTACGATCCACTGGAAAACACCCGGCTCCAGGACCAGGCGTCCACGCTGGTCCACCTGCTCCATTCCGACACCGCCTACCCGGCGGGAAGCCGCGTACTGGAGGCCGGCTGTGGGGTCGGCGCGCAGACGGTCACCCTCGCCCGGAACAGCCCCGGCGCCCGGATCACCTCGATTGACATTTCGGAGGCGTCCGTCCGGGAGGCCGAGGAGAGGGTGACGGCGGCGGGGTTGACGAACGTGGCGTTCCGCCGGGCCGACATATTCCACCTGCCGTTTGAGGCGGAATCCTTCGACCACGTCTTTGTGTGCTTTGTCCTGGAGCATCTGCCGGGGCCCGTCGAGGCCCTGCTGGCGCTCAAAAGGCTTCTCCGGGCAGGCGGGACGATCACGGTCATCGAGGGGGACCACGGATCGACCTTTTTCCATCCCGACAGCGAGGCGGCGCACCGGGCGATCCAGTGCCAGGTGGAGCTGCAGAGAAGGGGCGGCGGGAACGCCAATGTGGGGCGGGAGCTGTTCCCGCTGCTCCGCGAGGCAGGCTTCGGCTCCGTCCGGGTGTCGCCGCGGATGGTCTACGTGGACTCCAGCCGGCCGGAGCTGGTCGATGGATTCACGAAGAAGACCTTCACGGCGATGATCGAGGGGGTCCGGGAATCCGCCCTGAAGGCCGGTCTCGCCGCCCCGGCGGATTTCGACCGGGGTGTCGCGGACCTGTACCGGGCCGCGGCATCCGACGGCGTGTTCTGCTACACCTTCTTCAAGGCCTTCGGGGAAAAGACGTGA